The Melitaea cinxia chromosome 24, ilMelCinx1.1, whole genome shotgun sequence genome window below encodes:
- the LOC123665411 gene encoding trafficking protein particle complex subunit 12: MTKSFIQNKMPQEMTFTNVVPTVSASTAIPAASLPDPSTFFDTIGPEPQIPSRKTSTISASVLSDAMDGLSLKNQPVDKEADRRRDAWIPNEEAKKTLLKAQSSPKGSFFPEREVLTMPGLVLEEELADALQEVAVKYLGVSSAGVHGVVRADHVSRDEAGLRELLRTGYLRSAINLTATLISAAGQGAGRMHRPTKHTPRSLQLWLTRFAVMCRIRLYEPLLKEAEPFGDFNKPDMFYQFYPDSYENRTGSLVPFSLRLLIAELPMHVNKPEEAMDRLYAMLSVIEQMIANLKESRTEDGTSTITAEDQTESLRLWTSRQTRVLHSIINCAIALKDYRLATKILSSLAESGSVQQRRALQSAICRVSLLAGNVRAATEQCSMAQELRHSLCPTPDVREYVDLGLIDIAHGKYQDAYNNFAKAADQEPTNIMVANNLSVCLLYMGRLKEAIAVLQKAINSDPERGLNESLLINLCTLYELESSKTNEKKLNLLRMLCKHKSDTIPNVLECLKLA; encoded by the exons ATGACTAaatctttcatacaaaataagaTGCCCCAAGAGATGACTTTTACCAATGTTGTCCCCACTGTGAGTGCCTCTACGGCTATTCCAGCAGCTAGTTTACCAGACCCATCAACATTCTTCGATACAATAGGACCAGAACCACAAATTCCTAGCAGAAAAACTAGTACAATTTCAGCGTCTGTGCTTTCTGACGCTATGGATGGACTGAGTCTCAAA AACCAACCAGTAGACAAAGAAGCTGATAGACGGCGAGATGCATGGATACCTAATGAGGAAGCTAAGAAAACTTTATTgaag GCTCAGTCTTCTCCAAAAGGTTCATTTTTCCCTGAAAGAGAAGTTCTAACAATGCCAGGATTGGTACTTGAGGAAGAATTG GCAGATGCTCTTCAAGAGGTAGCAGTGAAATACCTCGGAGTTAGTTCAGCGGGTGTCCACGGTGTTGTCCGGGCAGACCATGTCAGTAGAGACGAAGCCGGCTTGAGAGAACTACTGCGTACGGGCTACTTGAGGTCTGCTATTAATCTGACCGCTACGTTGATTAGCGCTGCTGGACAGG GTGCGGGTCGTATGCACAGACCAACAAAACACACGCCGAGATCTCTGCAGCTCTGGCTGACAAGATTCGCAGTAATGTGCCGGATAAGGTTGTATGAACCGCTGTTGAAAGAAGCCGAGCCATTTGGTGATTTTAACAAGCCGGATATGTTTTATCAg TTCTATCCAGATTCGTACGAGAATCGAACCGGTTCCCTAGTTCCGTTCTCGTTGCGTTTATTGATAGCAGAGCTACCGATGCACGTGAACAAACCGGAGGAGGCTATGGACAGACTGTACGCTATGTTAAGCGTTATTGAGCAG ATGATAGCTAACCTCAAAGAGAGTAGAACAGAGGATGGTACATCAACCATAACAGCGGAAGATCAAACCGAATCCCTACGCCTGTGGACAAGTAGGCAGACAAGAGTGTTACACTCGATCATCAACTGTGCTATTGCTTTAAAg GACTACCGTCTAGCAACAAAGATTCTGTCATCGCTTGCGGAATCGGGTTCAGTACAACAAAGGCGAGCTTTACAAAGTGCGATATGTCGAGTGTCACTTTTGGCGGGAAACGTCCGCGCTGCGACCGAACAGTGTAGTATGGCGCAAGAACTTAGGCATAGTCT ATGTCCCACGCCAGATGTACGAGAGTATGTCGATCTCGGTTTAATAGACATAGCACACGGCAAGTATCAAGACGCTTACAACAACTTCGCGAAAGCAGCTGACCAGGAACCGACGAATATCATG GTCGCAAACAACCTATCAGTCTGTCTCCTCTACATGGGACGTCTAAAAGAAGCCATCGCAGTACTCCAGAAGGCAATAAACTCTGATCCAGAACGAGGCCTCAATGAAAGCCTTCTTATAAATCTCTGCACACTATACGAGTTGGAATCGTCTAAAACTAATGAAAAGAAACTAAATTTACTGAGAATGTTGTGCAAACACAAGAGTGATACAATACCGAATGTTCTGGAATGTCTTAAATTGgcctaa
- the LOC123665409 gene encoding histone-arginine methyltransferase CARMER, translating to MANTFRGVTVSAVNNDGALTPRFNFPTNVNVDYDPQGLSVKVIRADPVLAQEVLEFPVHSQSECSRVAGQSYIFTIDNETLFFKFASDVDCQNFHLLVSKIKAGRSSSVFTVRTEDSSAMQYFQFYGYLSQQQNMMQDYVRTSTYQRAILSNINDFKNKVVLDVGAGSGILSFFAAQAGARKVYAVEASNMAHHAQALVRANGLHDRITVVAGKIEEIELPETVDVIISEPMGYMLYNERMLETYLHAKKWLKPNGNMYPTRGDLHIAPFTDDALFMEQYNKANFWYQACFHGVDLSALRTAAMKEYFRQPIVDTFDVRICMARSVRHVVDFLNANETDLHRIEVPFRFELTQSGTCHGLAFWFDVLFAGNTQHIWLSTAPTEPLTHWYQVRCLLETPIFAKQGQALSGRVLLLANKRQSYDVTMEINLEGTNISSSNTLDLKNPYFRYTGAPAAPPPGVNTTSPSETYWNSIESAGSLSNGQGVILTDGTQQYCSTPDQTITYGAHPNMIKTVMLQEEFIKRIGISQNGDI from the coding sequence ATGGCGAACACGTTTCGCGGTGTGACGGTTTCAGCCGTCAACAATGACGGTGCTCTAACTCCGCGCTTCAACTTCCCTACAAACGTAAACGTGGATTACGACCCGCAAGGTCTAAGTGTTAAAGTGATACGTGCTGATCCTGTGCTGGCTCAGGAGGTGCTAGAGTTCCCCGTCCACAGTCAGAGCGAGTGTTCACGGGTTGCCGGACAATCGTATATTTTTACGATAGATAatgaaacattgttttttaagttCGCCTCCGATGTTGACTGTCAGAACTTCCATCTGCTGGTTAGTAAAATCAAGGCCGGTAGATCGTCATCTGTGTTTACGGTGCGTACGGAGGACTCGTCGGCGATGCAATATTTCCAATTTTATGGTTACTTGAGTCAGCAGCAGAACATGATGCAAGATTACGTGAGGACGAGCACGTATCAGAGAgctattttatcaaatatcaaCGACTTTAAAAATAAGGTAGTTCTAGACGTGGGCGCAGGATCTGGTATTTTGTCTTTCTTCGCGGCTCAGGCTGGTGCTCGTAAAGTATATGCTGTCGAAGCGAGCAATATGGCGCACCATGCGCAGGCCCTGGTCCGAGCTAACGGCCTGCACGACCGCATCACAGTTGTCGCGGGCAAAATTGAAGAAATTGAGCTACCGGAGACTGTAGATGTTATTATATCCGAACCAATGGGCTATATGCTATACAATGAACGTATGTTAGAAACGTACTTACATGCTAAAAAATGGCTCAAACCCAACGGTAATATGTACCCTACTCGTGGTGATTTACACATAGCACCCTTCACAGATGATGCTTTATTTATGGAACAGTATAACAAAGCCAATTTTTGGTACCAAGCTTGCTTCCATGGAGTTGATCTCAGTGCGTTACGCACAGCTGCCATGAAGGAATATTTTAGACAACCAATAGTTGATACCTTTGATGTACGTATTTGTATGGCAAGGTCAGTGAGACATGTTGTTGACTTCCTAAATGCGAATGAAACTGATTTACATCGCATCGAAGTGCCGTTCAGATTTGAATTAACACAATCCGGAACTTGCCACGGTCTAGCATTCTGGTTTGATGTACTGTTTGCAGGTAATACTCAACATATATGGCTGTCTACAGCACCAACTGAACCCTTAACACATTGGTATCAAGTTAGATGCCTGCTTGAGACACCAATTTTCGCTAAACAAGGCCAAGCATTATCTGGTCGTGTTCTTTTATTAGCCAATAAGAGACAAAGTTATGATGTTACAATGGAAATCAACTTGGAGGGAACTAACATTTCATCGTCCAATACGTTAGACTTAAAGAACCCCTACTTTAGATACACGGGAGCACCAGCTGCTCCACCCCCAGGGGTTAACACAACGTCTCCAAGTGAAACATATTGGAATTCTATAGAATCCGCTGGGTCTTTAAGCAACGGCCAAGGCGTTATTCTGACTGACGGGACACAGCAGTATTGCTCAACACCTGATCAAACTATTACTTACGGAGCCCATCCGAACATGATTAAAACAGTGATGCTCCAGGAAGAATTCATCAAGAGGATCGGGATTAGTCAAAATGGTGACATATAA